One part of the Gossypium raimondii isolate GPD5lz chromosome 1, ASM2569854v1, whole genome shotgun sequence genome encodes these proteins:
- the LOC105775660 gene encoding pentatricopeptide repeat-containing protein At1g71490 has protein sequence MPSASSRVVLQGLSISRIQKFIPKKWKQSVKPVDIQSNQLSESSDYRGNELKTIFTDDTSMLENLVISLKEFVTRGHILKAFKSYSLIQLHVSSTAYDVILHPVSSLLVSCTNLKLLLPGKQLHAQIISLGLEQHPLLVPKLVTFYTKFNLLDDARVVTENCKILHPLPWTLLISSFVKNEHFKEALSAYTKMLNRGIIPDNFTYPSVLKACGEELDVDFGRMVHSSITASCHDWNLYVHNALISMYGKFGKVDVARDLFNKMLERDDVSWNTMIGCYASKGMWQEAFELFDCMHAEGIEPNFITWNTIAGGCLRTRNFKRSLELLSQMKSNGFHLDQVSMIIGLGACSHIGALKLGKEIHGSAIRSCCNEFENVRNAMITMYSRCKDLEHAYILFQSIKERSIITWNSMLSGYTYMDKSEEASFLFQEMLLSGVEPNYVTIASILPLCARVANLQHGKEFHCYITRRKVFEDCLLLWNALVSMYARSGKLVAAKHVFDLMQKRDEVTYTSLIAGYGMQGEGHIAIKLFEEMISLQIKPDHLTMVAVLSACSHSGLVIEGQFWFEKMQSFYGLVPRLEHFSCMVDLYGRAGLLNKAKEIFTRMPYKATAAMWGTLLGACRIHGNTDIGEWAAENLLELRPDHSGYYVLIANMYAAAGCWNKLAKVRTLMRDSGVTKSPGCAWVDVGSVFSPFVVGDTSNPYAPEIYQALDGLTELMKDASYVSDGEVLLEGTG, from the coding sequence ATGCCATCTGCATCATCTCGTGTAGTGTTACAAGGCCTATCTATATCCCGAATCCAGAAGTTCATTCCTAAAAAGTGGAAACAAAGTGTCAAACCTGTAGATATCCAATCCAATCAACTGTCGGAATCATCTGATTACCGAGGGAATGAGTTGAAAACAATCTTTACTGATGATACATCTATGTTAGAAAACCTTGTTATATCTCTCAAGGAATTTGTAACCCGAGGACATATACTGAAAGCATTTAAATCATATTCTTTAATTCAGCTCCATGTCTCTTCCACTGCTTATGATGTTATCTTACACCCCGTCTCTTCTCTTCTCGTATCGTGCACAAACCTTAAATTGCTTCTGCCGGGTAAACAGCTTCATGCCCAAATCATCTCACTGGGTTTGGAACAACACCCTCTTCTGGTTCCTAAGCTCGTCACGTTCTACACTAAATTTAATCTTTTGGATGATGCTCGAGTTGTTACAgagaattgtaaaattttgcaCCCATTACCCTGGACTTTGCTTATATCTTCCTTTGTTAAGAATGAGCATTTTAAGGAGGCACTATCTGCCTATACAAAAATGTTGAATAGGGGGATTATACCAGATAATTTCACCTATCCATCTGTTTTGAAGGCTTGTGGTGAGGAATTGGATGTCGATTTTGGGAGGATGGTTCATAGCTCGATTACTGCTAGTTGTCATGACTGGAACCTGTATGTGCATAATGCTTTGATTTCCATGTACGGGAAATTTGGTAAAGTGGATGTTGCTCGTGATTTATTTAACAAGATGCTGGAGAGGGATGATGTCTCTTGGAATACAATGATTGGCTGTTATGCCTCCAAGGGCATGTGGCAAGAAGCGTTTGAGCTCTTTGATTGCATGCATGCTGAAGGAATCGAGCCAAATTTTATAACTTGGAACACTATAGCTGGAGGGTGCTTGCGAACACGGAATTTCAAGCGTTCACTGGAGTTGCTTTCTCAGATGAAAAGTAATGGGTTCCACTTGGATCAAGTGTCAATGATCATTGGGTTGGGGGCATGTTCTCATATTGGAGCCTTGAAATTGGGGAAAGAGATTCATGGTTCTGCAATTCGGAGCTGTTGTAATGAGTTTGAGAATGTTAGAAACGCAATGATTACTATGTATTCTAGGTGCAAAGATCTAGAGCACGCCTATATTTTGTTTCAGTCAATCAAAGAAAGGAGCATAATTACTTGGAACTCAATGCTTTCTGGTTACACCTACATGGATAAGTCCGAAGAAGCATCTTTCCTATTTCAGGAGATGTTGCTTTCTGGGGTTGAACCTAATTATGTTACAATTGCCAGCATCCTGCCTCTTTGTGCTAGAGTGGCAAATCTGCAACATGGCAAAGAATTCCACTGCTACATTACACGGCGCAAAGTTTTTGAGGATTGTTTGTTACTGTGGAATGCTCTTGTCTCTATGTATGCAAGGTCAGGAAAACTCGTTGCAGCTAAGCATGTATTTGATTTAATGCAAAAGAGGGATGAAGTTACGTATACTTCTTTGATTGCTGGATATGGGATGCAGGGAGAGGGACATATTGCTATAAAGCTATTTGAAGAGATGATTAGCCTCCAGATCAAGCCGGATCATTTAACAATGGTGGCTGTTCTATCGGCTTGCAGCCATAGCGGACTAGTAATTGAAGGCCAATTTTGGTTTGAAAAGATGCAAAGTTTCTACGGTTTAGTTCCCCGTTTGGAGCACTTCTCTTGCATGGTCGACCTTTACGGGAGGGCAGGATTGTTGAATAAAGCGAAGGAAATCTTCACAAGGATGCCATATAAAGCAACCGCTGCCATGTGGGGCACTCTCTTGGGAGCTTGCAGGATCCATGGAAATACGGATATAGGCGAATGGGCAGCTGAGAATCTTTTGGAACTTAGACCCGACCATTCAGGTTACTATGTGTTGATTGCTAACATGTACGCTGCCGCTGGTTGTTGGAACAAACTAGCAAAAGTCAGGACTCTGATGAGGGATTCGGGCGTAACCAAGTCTCCCGGTTGTGCTTGGGTGGATGTGGGATCTGTTTTTTCTCCATTCGTTGTGGGGGACACATCGAATCCTTACGCACCGGAGATTTACCAGGCATTGGATGGACTGACTGAACTGATGAAGGATGCCAGTTATGTTTCAGATGGTGAAGTACTTCTCGAAGGAACCGGATGA
- the LOC128040576 gene encoding G-type lectin S-receptor-like serine/threonine-protein kinase At1g11330 isoform X1 — translation MGKTISCSVLLTLISCFSLQFGTALDTITPSKSIKDPESIISQSGVFRLGFFSFANSSNRYVGILYNQIPVQTVVWVANRNKPLKDSSGILNISDDGNLVFLNGKAEILWSSNVTNLVPNATTAQLLNSGNLVLNNGGGSSLWESFQDPSNAFIETMEIGTDVKKGRKVELKSWKSIDDPSDGNFSFAIEPFNIPEGIIRKNNKLYFRTGPWNGNIFLGVILTGYLDGFYMAADNQQQTYYLTYKFSNNSMSMYYELNSQGKFVERQWDAGKGDWINRYPILQTDCDDYGKCGPFGICDSTKRPICSCLKGFKPRNIEGWSKGNWSSGCLRTTPLQCQRDSNNGSETGQGDDGFLKLKMMKVPAFPDRSSLINRDCKDQCLKNCSCVAYAYDDGIGCMFWGGDLIDVQKFSTRGVDLYIRLPSSELDKGKSKKLIVFTTAIAGIVIITISAFFLWCRMAKQRGRNKIWKQIKLQFYSENVEENLIGVKLQQLPLFNFEELATATDNFHDTKKLGQGGFGPVYRGTLDDGKEIAVKRLSKASGQGLEEFMNEVVVISKLQHRNLVRLFGCCVEGEEKMLVYEYMPNTSLNAFLFDSSKPDVLDWRKCFNIIEGISRGLLYLHRDSRLKIIHRDLKASNILLDEELNPKISDFGMARIFGANENQANTKRIVGTYGYMSPEYAMRGQFSEKSDVFSFGVLLLEIVSGKKNTSFYNNEYDLSLLGYAWKLWNEGSIWDLVDKDISEFESDSKNEKEIRRCIHVGLLCVQEYAKDRPNMSTVVSILNSEISNLDTPKQPAFTQIPLITHDVGNKISLNDVTLTNFDGR, via the exons ATGGGGAAAACTATTAGCTGCTCTGTTTTACTAACTTTAATATCTTGCTTTTCCTTGCAGTTTGGTACTGCTTTAGACACCATAACACCATCAAAATCCATCAAAGACCCTGAATCTATAATCTCCCAGAGTGGAGTTTTCCGATTGGGGTTCTTCAGCTTTGCTAATTCCAGCAATCGTTATGTAGGGATATTGTACAATCAAATCCCCGTACAAACAGTGGTATGGGTAGCGAACAGAAACAAGCCTCTCAAAGACTCTTCTGGGATTCTCAACATATCAGATGATGGCAACCTTGTTTTTTTGAATGGCAAAGCTGAGATTCTTTGGTCATCAAATGTTACGAATTTGGTTCCTAATGCAACAACTGCCCAGCTTTTAAACTCTGGAAACCTTGTCCTCAATAATGGTGGAGGAAGCAGCTTATGGGAGAGTTTTCAAGATCCTTCTAATGCCTTCATTGAAACTATGGAGATCGGCACTGATGTTAAAAAGGGTCGTAAAGTGGAGCTGAAATCATGGAAAAGCATTGATGATCCATCTgatggtaacttttcttttgccATTGAACCTTTCAACATCCCAGAGGGCATCATTCGGAAGAATAACAAGCTCTATTTTCGTACCGGTCCCTGGAATGGGAATATCTTTCTTGGCGTAATACTCACCGGTTATCTTGATGGGTTTTATATGGCTGCAGATAATCAACAACAAACGTACTATCTCACttataaattttctaataacTCAATGTCGATGTACTATGAACTGAATTCTCAGGGGAAATTCGTCGAACGACAATGGGATGCGGGGAAAGGGGACTGGATAAACAGGTACCCTATTCTTCAAACCGATTGTGATGATTATGGGAAGTGTGGGCCATTTGGGATATGCGATTCAACGAAACGACCCATTTGCAGTTGCTTGAAGGGGTTTAAGCCTAGGAATATAGAGGGATGGAGTAAAGGTAATTGGAGTAGTGGGTGCTTGAGGACTACCCCTTTGCAGTGCCAAAGAGATAGCAACAATGGGAGTGAAACAGGCCAAGGAGATGATGGGTTTTTGAAGCTGAAGATGATGAAAGTGCCGGCATTTCCGGACCGGTCATCATTAATTAACAGGGACTGCAAAGATCAATGCTTGAAGAATTGTTCGTGCGTGGCTTATGCGTATGATGATGGCATTGGTTGCATGTTTTGGGGTGGAGATTTGATTGACGTGCAGAAATTCTCCACTCGCGGAGTCGATCTTTACATTCGTCTGCCATCTTCGGAGCTTG ATAAAGGGAAAAGCAAGAAGCTCATCGTCTTTACTACAGCCATTGCGGGCATAGTCATAATAACAATTTCTGCATTCTTCTTATGGTGTAGGATGGCTAAACAAAGAG GAaggaataaaatatggaaacaGATCAAACTCCAATTTTACAGTGAAAATGTAGAAGAAAATTTAATTGGAGTTAAACTCCAGCAACTACCACTATTCAATTTCGAAGAACTCGCCACCGCGACGGACAACTTCCATGACACAAAAAAGCTAGGGCAGGGTGGTTTCGGTCCAGTTTACAGG GGAACATTAGACGATGGAAAGGAGATAGCAGTGAAGAGACTGTCGAAAGCTTCGGGGCAAGGATTGGAAGAATTTATGAATGAAGTGGTGGTGATTTCTAAGCTCCAACACCGAAATCTGGTTAGATTATTTGGGTGTTGTGTTGAAGGAGAAGAGAAGATGCTGGTGTACGAGTATATGCCCAACACAAGTTTGAACGCTTTTCTCTTTG aTTCATCTAAACCAGATGTATTGGATTGGAGAAAATGCTTCAATATCATTGAAGGGATTAGTCGAGGATTGCTTTATCTTCATAGAgattcaagattgaagattatACACAGAGATCTAAAAGCAAGTAATATTTTACTCGACGAAGAGttaaatccaaaaatttcagattttggaATGGCCAGGATTTTCGGAGCCAATGAAAATCAAGCCAACACGAAAAGGATTGTTggaactta TGGTTATATGTCTCCTGAGTATGCAATGCGAGGGCAATTTTCAGAGAAATCTGATGTATTCAGCTTTGGAGTTCTATTACTAGAGATTGTTAGcggaaaaaaaaacacaagctTTTACAACAATGAGTATGATCTTAGCCTCTTGGGATAT GCATGGAAACTATGGAATGAAGGCAGTATTTGGGATTTAGTAGACAAGGATATTTCAGAGTTTGAATCAGATTCAAAGAATGAGAAAGAAATAAGGAGATGCATACATGTTGGGTTGCTATGTGTTCAAGAATATGCTAAAGATAGGCCCAATATGTCTACAGTTGTTTCAATACTTAACAGTGAGATTTCAAATCTTGACACTCCAAAACAACCTGCTTTCACTCAAATACCACTAATCACCCATGATGTAGGAAATAAGATTTCACTTAATGATGTAACTCTTACAAACTTTGATGGTAGATAA
- the LOC128040576 gene encoding G-type lectin S-receptor-like serine/threonine-protein kinase At1g11330 isoform X2, producing the protein MGKTISCSVLLTLISCFSLQFGTALDTITPSKSIKDPESIISQSGVFRLGFFSFANSSNRYVGILYNQIPVQTVVWVANRNKPLKDSSGILNISDDGNLVFLNGKAEILWSSNVTNLVPNATTAQLLNSGNLVLNNGGGSSLWESFQDPSNAFIETMEIGTDVKKGRKVELKSWKSIDDPSDGNFSFAIEPFNIPEGIIRKNNKLYFRTGPWNGNIFLGVILTGYLDGFYMAADNQQQTYYLTYKFSNNSMSMYYELNSQGKFVERQWDAGKGDWINRYPILQTDCDDYGKCGPFGICDSTKRPICSCLKGFKPRNIEGWSKGNWSSGCLRTTPLQCQRDSNNGSETGQGDDGFLKLKMMKVPAFPDRSSLINRDCKDQCLKNCSCVAYAYDDGIGCMFWGGDLIDVQKFSTRGVDLYIRLPSSELDKGKSKKLIVFTTAIAGIVIITISAFFLWCRMAKQRGRNKIWKQIKLQFYSENVEENLIGVKLQQLPLFNFEELATATDNFHDTKKLGQGGFGPVYRGTLDDGKEIAVKRLSKASGQGLEEFMNEVVVISKLQHRNLVRLFGCCVEGEEKMLVYEYMPNTSLNAFLFDSSKPDVLDWRKCFNIIEGISRGLLYLHRDSRLKIIHRDLKASNILLDEELNPKISDFGMARIFGANENQANTKRIVGT; encoded by the exons ATGGGGAAAACTATTAGCTGCTCTGTTTTACTAACTTTAATATCTTGCTTTTCCTTGCAGTTTGGTACTGCTTTAGACACCATAACACCATCAAAATCCATCAAAGACCCTGAATCTATAATCTCCCAGAGTGGAGTTTTCCGATTGGGGTTCTTCAGCTTTGCTAATTCCAGCAATCGTTATGTAGGGATATTGTACAATCAAATCCCCGTACAAACAGTGGTATGGGTAGCGAACAGAAACAAGCCTCTCAAAGACTCTTCTGGGATTCTCAACATATCAGATGATGGCAACCTTGTTTTTTTGAATGGCAAAGCTGAGATTCTTTGGTCATCAAATGTTACGAATTTGGTTCCTAATGCAACAACTGCCCAGCTTTTAAACTCTGGAAACCTTGTCCTCAATAATGGTGGAGGAAGCAGCTTATGGGAGAGTTTTCAAGATCCTTCTAATGCCTTCATTGAAACTATGGAGATCGGCACTGATGTTAAAAAGGGTCGTAAAGTGGAGCTGAAATCATGGAAAAGCATTGATGATCCATCTgatggtaacttttcttttgccATTGAACCTTTCAACATCCCAGAGGGCATCATTCGGAAGAATAACAAGCTCTATTTTCGTACCGGTCCCTGGAATGGGAATATCTTTCTTGGCGTAATACTCACCGGTTATCTTGATGGGTTTTATATGGCTGCAGATAATCAACAACAAACGTACTATCTCACttataaattttctaataacTCAATGTCGATGTACTATGAACTGAATTCTCAGGGGAAATTCGTCGAACGACAATGGGATGCGGGGAAAGGGGACTGGATAAACAGGTACCCTATTCTTCAAACCGATTGTGATGATTATGGGAAGTGTGGGCCATTTGGGATATGCGATTCAACGAAACGACCCATTTGCAGTTGCTTGAAGGGGTTTAAGCCTAGGAATATAGAGGGATGGAGTAAAGGTAATTGGAGTAGTGGGTGCTTGAGGACTACCCCTTTGCAGTGCCAAAGAGATAGCAACAATGGGAGTGAAACAGGCCAAGGAGATGATGGGTTTTTGAAGCTGAAGATGATGAAAGTGCCGGCATTTCCGGACCGGTCATCATTAATTAACAGGGACTGCAAAGATCAATGCTTGAAGAATTGTTCGTGCGTGGCTTATGCGTATGATGATGGCATTGGTTGCATGTTTTGGGGTGGAGATTTGATTGACGTGCAGAAATTCTCCACTCGCGGAGTCGATCTTTACATTCGTCTGCCATCTTCGGAGCTTG ATAAAGGGAAAAGCAAGAAGCTCATCGTCTTTACTACAGCCATTGCGGGCATAGTCATAATAACAATTTCTGCATTCTTCTTATGGTGTAGGATGGCTAAACAAAGAG GAaggaataaaatatggaaacaGATCAAACTCCAATTTTACAGTGAAAATGTAGAAGAAAATTTAATTGGAGTTAAACTCCAGCAACTACCACTATTCAATTTCGAAGAACTCGCCACCGCGACGGACAACTTCCATGACACAAAAAAGCTAGGGCAGGGTGGTTTCGGTCCAGTTTACAGG GGAACATTAGACGATGGAAAGGAGATAGCAGTGAAGAGACTGTCGAAAGCTTCGGGGCAAGGATTGGAAGAATTTATGAATGAAGTGGTGGTGATTTCTAAGCTCCAACACCGAAATCTGGTTAGATTATTTGGGTGTTGTGTTGAAGGAGAAGAGAAGATGCTGGTGTACGAGTATATGCCCAACACAAGTTTGAACGCTTTTCTCTTTG aTTCATCTAAACCAGATGTATTGGATTGGAGAAAATGCTTCAATATCATTGAAGGGATTAGTCGAGGATTGCTTTATCTTCATAGAgattcaagattgaagattatACACAGAGATCTAAAAGCAAGTAATATTTTACTCGACGAAGAGttaaatccaaaaatttcagattttggaATGGCCAGGATTTTCGGAGCCAATGAAAATCAAGCCAACACGAAAAGGATTGTTggaactta
- the LOC105786632 gene encoding G-type lectin S-receptor-like serine/threonine-protein kinase At1g11330, producing MGKTISCSVLLALISCFYLPFGTALDTITASKSIKDPDVIISQSGVFRLGFFSFANSSNRYVGILYNQIPIQTVVWVANKNKPLKDFSGILKISDDGNLVVLNGKAEILWSSKVKNLVPNATTAQLLDSGNLVLNNGVNSLWESFQDPSNAFLETMKISTDVKTSRKVEIKSWKSPDDPSDGNFSLSLEHFNIPESAIWNNNQLYYRSGPWNGQSFIGVMNMNTVYLDGFYLVSDDKQQTYYFTYQYSNNSWSLHYELDSQGNLIGRQWDAGKGDWINWYAVLQTDCNVYGKCGPFGMCDPTKRPICSCLKGFKPRNREEWSRGNWSSGCFRTTLLQCQRDNNNGSGAGQGDDGFLKLKMMKVPAFPDRSSLINGDCKDQCLKNCSCVAYAYDDGIGCMFWGGDLIDVQKFSTRGVDLYIRLPSSELDKGKSNTVIVITTVIAGILVITISALFLWCRMAKQRGRNKIWRQIEDVEENLIGAKLQQLPLFNFEELATATDNFHHTKKLGQGGFGPVYRGTLDDGKEIAVKRLSKASGQGLEEFMNEVVVISKLQHRNLVKLFGCCVEGEEKMLVYEYMPNKSLDSFLFDPAKQDVLNWRKRFNIIEGISRGLLYLHRDSRLKIIHRDLKASNILLDQELNPKISDFGTARIFRVNENQANTKRIIGTYGYMSPEYAMQGQFSERSDVFSFGVLLLEIVSGRRNTSFYNNQYALSLLGYAWKLWNEGNIWGLVDKVILELESDSKNEREIKRCIHVGLLCVQEYAKDRPTMSTVVSILNSEISNLDTPKQPAFTETPLMTHDVENKVSLNDVTLTNFDGR from the exons ATGGGGAAAACTATTAGCTGCTCTGTTTTACTAGCTTTAATATCTTGCTTTTACTTACCGTTTGGCACTGCTTTAGACACTATAACAGCATCAAAATCCATCAAAGACCCTGATGTTATAATCTCCCAGAGTGGAGTTTTCAGATTGGGATTCTTCAGCTTTGCTAACTCTAGCAATCGTTATGTAGGAATACTCTACAATCAAATTCCCATACAAACTGTGGTATGGGTAGCAAATAAAAACAAGCCTCTCAAAGACTTTTCAGGGATTCTCAAGATATCAGACGATGGAAATCTTGTTGTTTTGAATGGAAAGGCTGAGATTCTTTGGTCATCAAAAGTGAAGAATTTAGTTCCTAATGCAACAACTGCCCAGCTTTTAGACTCCGGAAACCTTGTCCTCAACAATGGAGTAAACAGTTTATGGGAGAGTTTTCAAGATCCTTCAAATGCCTTCCTTGAAACTATGAAGATCAGCACTGATGTAAAAACGAGTCGTAAAGTGGAGATCAAATCATGGAAAAGCCCTGATGATCCCTCTGATGGTAACTTTTCTCTTAGCCTTGAACATTTTAACATCCCAGAGAGTGCTATTTGGAACAATAACCAGCTCTATTATCGGTCCGGTCCATGGAATGGTCAAAGCTTTATTGGTGTAATGAATATGAATACCGTTTATCTTGATGGCTTTTACCTTGTTTCTGATGATAAACAACAAACGTACTATTTCACTTACCAATATTCTAATAACTCTTGGTCGTTGCACTATGAACTGGATTCTCAAGGAAACTTGATTGGACGGCAATGGGATGCGGGGAAAGGGGACTGGATAAATTGGTACGCTGTTCTTCAAACAGATTGTAATGTTTATGGGAAGTGTGGGCCATTTGGCATGTGCGATCCAACGAAACGACCCATTTGCAGTTGCTTGAAGGGGTTTAAGCCTAGGAATAGAGAGGAGTGGAGTAGAGGTAATTGGAGTAGTGGGTGTTTTAGGACTACCCTTTTGCAGTGCCAAAGAGATAACAACAACGGCAGTGGGGCAGGCCAAGGAGATGATGGGTTTTTGAAGCTGAAGATGATGAAAGTGCCGGCATTTCCTGACCGGTCATCATTAATTAACGGGGACTGCAAAGATCAATGCTTGAAGAATTGTTCGTGCGTGGCTTATGCGTATGATGATGGCATTGGTTGCATGTTTTGGGGTGGAGATTTGATTGACGTGCAGAAATTCTCCACTCGCGGAGTCGATCTTTACATTCGTCTGCCATCTTCGGAACTTG ATAAAGGGAAAAGCAATACGGTCATTGTCATTACTACAGTCATTGCGGGCATACTCGTAATAACAATTTCTGCACTCTTCTTATGGTGTAGGATGGCTAAACAAAGAG GAAGGAATAAAATATGGAGACAGATTGAAGATGTAGAAGAAAATTTAATTGGGGCTAAACTCCAGCAACTACCACTATTCAATTTCGAAGAACTCGCCACCGCGACGGACAACTTCCATCACACAAAAAAGCTAGGGCAGGGTGGTTTCGGTCCAGTTTACAGG GGAACATTAGACGATGGAAAGGAAATAGCAGTGAAGAGACTGTCGAAAGCTTCGGGGCAAGGATTGGAAGAATTTATGAACGAAGTGGTGGTGATTTCTAAGCTCCAACATCGAAATCTGGTTAAGTTGTTTGGGTGTTGTGTTGAAGGAGAAGAGAAGATGCTGGTGTACGAGTATATGCCCAACAAAAGTTTGGACTCTTTTCTCTTTG ATCCAGCTAAACAGGATGTATTGAATTGGAGAAAACGCTTCAATATTATTGAAGGGATTAGTCGAGGATTGCTCTATCTTCATAGAGATTCCAGATTGAAAATTATACATAGAGATCTAAAAGCAAGTAATATTTTACTTGACCAAGAGttaaatccaaaaatttcagattttggaACAGCCAGGATTTTCAGAGTAAATGAAAATCAAGCCAACACTAAAAGAATTATTGGAACTTA TGGTTATATGTCTCCTGAGTATGCAATGCAAGGGCAATTTTCAGAAAGATCAGATGTATTCAGCTTTGGAGTTCTATTGCTAGAGATTGTTAGCGGAAGAAGAAACACAAGCTTTTACAACAATCAATATGCTCTTAGCCTCTTGGGATAT GCATGGAAACTATGGAACGAAGGCAATATCTGGGGCTTAGTAGACAAGGTTATTTTAGAGTTGGAATCAGATTCAAAGAATGAGAGAGAAATAAAGAGATGCATACATGTTGGATTGCTATGTGTTCAAGAATATGCCAAAGATAGGCCCACTATGTCTACAGTCGTTTCAATACTTAATAGTGAGATTTCAAATCTTGACACTCCAAAACAACCTGCTTTCACTGAAACACCACTAATGACCCATGATGTTGAAAATAAGGTTTCACTTAATGATGTAACTCTTACAAACTTTGATGGTAGATAA